In Pseudomonas sp. MTM4, one genomic interval encodes:
- the tssA gene encoding type VI secretion system protein TssA, whose protein sequence is MTFSTKLAAHYLAVAKSPITATSFAGDDLRYAAEYETLEQELGKAASVHIAGAIDWELVREGCERLLTTQTKDLRIAAWLTWSLYQRDSFTGLHAGVTMLSYLCSAHWDELHPHKSRTRSAAITWLVPRMEDVLADHVPMGEQLPLFEHIALELRSLENSLASHLGVQAPLLLPLCRRLDDMVKRAGIAHPQPGPVGAAIAQVKQAAAQVLTATTPVEHEKDAHKSLRCLQDQARPLCSWWLKQKATDLKPLRLARTLLWLQIDSLPERSAEQITTLRGIPADKLANYRERFAQGLYADLLADLEASIVRAPFWLDGQRLAWECLNELDAEQAMREVEIQLALFLQRMPGLDELRFHDGTPFADAETRAWISARVMPHVQPAQAPSESLTSQTGAPPAWEEALQDILPQLRKDGLKSAVQSLKPGLNQARGGRERFFWQLTLARLCFQAKKYDLAKTQLESLDQTLQASGLGDWEPNLALEVLRLLHNCCELLPQNHAVRESKDEIYRRLCHLDLEVVLD, encoded by the coding sequence ATGACGTTTTCTACCAAGCTAGCCGCTCATTATTTAGCGGTAGCGAAATCTCCGATTACAGCAACCTCTTTTGCCGGCGATGACCTCCGCTACGCTGCTGAGTATGAAACGCTTGAACAAGAACTCGGGAAGGCAGCCTCGGTACACATCGCCGGGGCCATCGACTGGGAACTCGTGCGCGAAGGCTGCGAACGGCTGCTAACTACTCAGACAAAAGATCTGCGGATAGCCGCATGGCTAACGTGGAGCCTGTATCAGCGCGATTCGTTCACAGGACTCCATGCCGGCGTCACCATGCTCAGCTACCTTTGCAGCGCTCATTGGGATGAGCTCCATCCTCACAAGTCACGCACTCGCTCAGCAGCCATAACCTGGCTAGTACCCCGTATGGAGGATGTGCTGGCCGATCACGTGCCCATGGGAGAGCAGCTACCGCTTTTCGAGCACATCGCACTGGAGCTCCGGAGCCTTGAAAATAGCTTGGCGTCCCACTTAGGCGTTCAGGCCCCCCTCCTTCTACCGCTCTGTCGGCGGCTCGACGACATGGTCAAGCGTGCCGGGATTGCCCACCCACAGCCAGGCCCCGTCGGCGCGGCCATTGCCCAAGTCAAACAGGCCGCCGCACAGGTCTTAACCGCAACCACTCCGGTCGAACATGAGAAGGACGCGCACAAAAGCTTGCGCTGCCTGCAGGACCAGGCACGACCATTATGCAGCTGGTGGCTGAAGCAAAAAGCAACCGACCTCAAACCGCTTCGGCTGGCACGCACCCTACTGTGGCTGCAGATTGACAGCCTGCCCGAGCGCAGTGCTGAGCAAATCACCACTCTGCGTGGCATCCCAGCAGACAAGTTGGCCAATTATCGCGAACGTTTCGCCCAGGGCCTCTACGCCGATCTGCTGGCTGATTTAGAAGCCAGTATCGTTCGCGCACCTTTCTGGCTCGATGGCCAGCGCCTAGCCTGGGAATGCCTGAATGAGCTCGACGCCGAGCAGGCCATGCGTGAGGTTGAAATCCAGCTTGCGCTGTTTCTGCAGCGTATGCCGGGTCTCGACGAGCTGCGCTTCCATGACGGCACGCCCTTTGCCGACGCGGAAACTCGCGCCTGGATCAGCGCCAGGGTGATGCCCCACGTGCAACCCGCCCAAGCGCCGAGCGAATCGCTCACTAGCCAGACCGGCGCCCCCCCCGCTTGGGAGGAAGCTCTCCAGGACATCCTTCCGCAGCTGCGCAAGGATGGCCTTAAAAGCGCCGTACAGAGCCTCAAGCCGGGTCTCAACCAGGCTCGCGGCGGACGCGAGCGCTTCTTCTGGCAGCTGACTCTGGCCCGGCTGTGCTTTCAAGCCAAGAAATACGACTTGGCCAAGACCCAGCTCGAATCCCTTGATCAGACGCTGCAAGCCTCCGGGCTCGGTGACTGGGAACCCAATCTCGCACTCGAGGTTCTGCGTCTGCTGCATAACTGCTGTGAGCTGCTGCCTCAGAACCACGCCGTGCGTGAAAGCAAGGATGAGATTTACCGCAGGCTGTGCCACCTCGACCTCGAAGTGGTACTCGATTAG
- the tssB gene encoding type VI secretion system contractile sheath small subunit: MAKEGSVAPKERINVTFKPATGGAQEELELPLKLMVLGDFTQRADDRKIEDRKPIAIDKNSFDEVLAKQELNLTFAVPNRLQDEATDEELAVQLNINSMKDFNPANLVEQVPELKKLMELRDALVALKGPLGNAPAFRKAIESVLADDDSRDRVLGELGLAAKEQLDA; this comes from the coding sequence ATGGCCAAAGAAGGCTCGGTAGCGCCCAAAGAACGCATCAATGTCACCTTCAAGCCCGCCACCGGCGGCGCCCAGGAAGAACTAGAGCTGCCACTGAAGCTGATGGTGCTCGGTGATTTCACCCAACGCGCCGACGATCGCAAGATCGAAGACCGCAAGCCGATCGCCATCGACAAAAACAGCTTCGATGAAGTACTGGCCAAGCAGGAACTGAACCTGACCTTCGCCGTGCCCAACCGCCTGCAGGACGAAGCCACCGACGAAGAACTGGCCGTGCAGCTGAACATCAACTCGATGAAGGACTTCAACCCAGCCAATCTGGTCGAGCAGGTTCCAGAACTGAAGAAGCTGATGGAACTGCGCGACGCACTGGTCGCCCTGAAAGGCCCGCTAGGTAACGCCCCGGCCTTCCGCAAGGCCATCGAAAGCGTACTCGCCGACGACGACTCGCGCGACCGCGTACTTGGTGAGCTGGGTCTCGCCGCGAAAGAACAACTGGACGCCTGA